From the Aerococcus viridans genome, the window TTGGATCTTTCAGCGTTGCCGTTGAAAGAAACTTTAAAAATGCCCAAGGTGAACGTGAGACAGATTTTATTAACTGTGTTATTTGGCGTAAAGCAGCAGAGAATTTTGCGCGTTTTACCCGTAAAGGTTCATTAGTAGGTGTTGAAGGCAGCATCCAAACTCGAAACTACGAGAATAACCAAGGACAACGTGTATACGTTACTGAGATTTTGGTTGATAACTTTAGTTTATTAGAATCAAAATCAGTTACTGAAAGCCGCCCTGCCTCTGATAATAATAATAACAGTGGTTTTGGTGGGTTTAATAACAATAACGCAAACAACAACAGCTATAACAATCAAAATGCTGATCCATTTGATGGAAACAGCTTTAATCAAAACTCCTCTTCATTTAACAATGGTAACGATAACCCATTCCCATCATCTAATGATGGTTCTGGTTCAATCAATGTTACCGATGATGACTTACCATTCTAATGGTATAAGTAAGGGAGGTAAAAAATATGGCAGCACAACGCCGCGGTGGTCGTAGACGTAAAAAAGTATGTTTCTTCTGCGCTAACCACATTGATCATGTAGATTACAAAGACACAGATTTATTAAAACGTTATATTTCTGAAAAAGGTAAAATCTTACCTCGTCGTGTAACTGGTACATGTGCAAAACACCAACGTACTTTAACAGCTGGTATTAAACGCGCTCGTATTATGGCTTTAATTCCATTTACTACAGCAGACTAATACTAATCAAAAAACCATTTCGCCTTCTGGTGAAATGGTTTTTTTCTACGTTTAAACTAACTTAATTTGTTGTAATTTCGACTAGATTGCCCTCTGGGTCTTGGACTACAGATTCATAGTAACCATCACCGGTTGTTCGTGGACCAGATAAAAGTGGGAACCCATCTGCGACTAATTGGGCTGTTTTTGCGTCTACAGCCTCTTTATCTCCTACTGCTAGTGCAATATGTCCATAACCTAAAGCATCGGCAATATGGGGGCTTAAATGCTTTTTATTCGTTAATTCTAGTCGACTGCCTTCATCAAAGCTTAAAAAG encodes:
- a CDS encoding VOC family protein, with product MKIEHVALWVTDLELVKAFYEKYFEAKAGDRYHNPKTHFSSYFLSFDEGSRLELTNKKHLSPHIADALGYGHIALAVGDKEAVDAKTAQLVADGFPLLSGPRTTGDGYYESVVQDPEGNLVEITTN
- the ssb gene encoding single-stranded DNA-binding protein translates to MINNVVLVGRLTRDVDVRYTQSGVAVGSFSVAVERNFKNAQGERETDFINCVIWRKAAENFARFTRKGSLVGVEGSIQTRNYENNQGQRVYVTEILVDNFSLLESKSVTESRPASDNNNNSGFGGFNNNNANNNSYNNQNADPFDGNSFNQNSSSFNNGNDNPFPSSNDGSGSINVTDDDLPF
- the rpsR gene encoding 30S ribosomal protein S18 — encoded protein: MAAQRRGGRRRKKVCFFCANHIDHVDYKDTDLLKRYISEKGKILPRRVTGTCAKHQRTLTAGIKRARIMALIPFTTAD